The Devosia sp. YIM 151766 genome includes a region encoding these proteins:
- a CDS encoding dihydrodipicolinate synthase family protein, with the protein MSVPKPIILTAIPVAFGEDGSVSAEGNTAILRKCAQSGVDGAFVLGTTGEFPSLSEDERRALTRLSLDMLPNKRVVVHVGAASLYEVERLIALARAEGAKEVAAITPYFLPSTDDALKHFYGRISEISDGLGVFVYIFKDRTGVAVSPQLMAELAKLPNIIGVKISGESLETVGEYRQLLPDDFLVLTGSDREIGRLDQVGANGVISGIASVYPEPFVAMAEAVAAGVTDRAGLQQDVNAVVDGLLGDIERLKTGLRLQGVPAGHARMAVGMPEAATMALIEGLNARFGRPVN; encoded by the coding sequence ATGTCTGTACCCAAACCCATTATCCTCACCGCGATCCCGGTCGCTTTCGGAGAGGATGGATCTGTCTCGGCAGAAGGCAATACGGCGATCCTGCGCAAATGCGCCCAGTCCGGCGTCGATGGCGCGTTCGTGCTGGGCACGACCGGCGAATTCCCGTCTCTCAGCGAGGACGAACGCCGCGCCCTTACCCGCCTCAGCCTCGACATGCTCCCCAACAAGCGCGTCGTCGTCCATGTTGGGGCCGCCAGCCTTTACGAGGTCGAGCGCCTGATCGCGCTGGCGCGCGCCGAAGGGGCCAAGGAAGTCGCGGCCATCACCCCCTATTTCCTGCCGTCGACCGATGACGCCCTCAAGCATTTCTATGGGCGCATTTCGGAGATTTCGGATGGTCTGGGCGTTTTCGTCTATATTTTTAAAGATCGAACCGGCGTCGCCGTCTCCCCGCAATTGATGGCCGAACTCGCCAAGCTCCCCAATATTATCGGCGTCAAGATCAGCGGCGAAAGCCTGGAAACAGTGGGCGAATATCGCCAGCTCCTGCCCGATGACTTCCTGGTGCTTACCGGCTCGGACCGCGAAATCGGCCGCCTCGATCAGGTCGGCGCCAATGGCGTCATTTCGGGCATTGCCTCCGTCTATCCCGAGCCCTTCGTCGCCATGGCCGAGGCCGTGGCCGCCGGCGTCACCGACCGCGCCGGCCTGCAGCAGGACGTGAATGCCGTTGTCGATGGCCTTCTCGGCGATATCGAGCGCCTCAAGACCGGCCTGCGTCTGCAAGGCGTCCCGGCCGGCCATGCCCGCATGGCGGTCGGCATGCCCGAAGCCGCCACCATGGCGCTGATCGAAGGGCTCAACGCCCGCTTTGGCCGGCCCGTAAACTAG
- a CDS encoding tripartite tricarboxylate transporter permease gives MTALLDGMLAVFEPTVIMCLGAGVVVGMLVGMFPGITATMAVALASSFTMTLEPVQGLAVLLTIYVAANFGDRIPSILINTPGTPASIATTFDGYPMAKNGQAGLALIVSALVSAIGIVASMALFAFASVPLAQLALKFGPSEMFAVVILAMTIMISISSKSIAKGLLAGIIGLFIATVGRDPITGDARFTFGVRDLNSGLDFIAVIIGLFGIAELFDQILTHRAFKIKPISALGRWWPTKSEYKRIAKPTFIAGIVGLVVGIIPGAGGDIAGLLGWDRAKAASKTKESFGKGNIEGIAASDTASSATLGGSLTTTMALGIPGDSVMAVMIGSMIVWGIQPGPSLFVNQPSLVVTITTIMLLATFVTLAINLVRMPMMVRLLDMPIHYIWATVLVFCLVGTYATTNNMFTVGIMLAFGVIGVVFKRCGIPASPIVLGLILGPLAESNLRRSLLIDGPAGLVNKPISATLLTFAFIAIIVALATPLLQRRRAKVAGLSS, from the coding sequence ATGACAGCTCTTCTCGATGGCATGCTGGCGGTCTTCGAACCCACGGTGATCATGTGCCTTGGCGCCGGCGTCGTCGTCGGCATGCTGGTGGGCATGTTCCCCGGCATCACGGCCACCATGGCGGTGGCCCTGGCCAGCAGCTTCACCATGACCCTGGAGCCGGTGCAGGGCCTGGCGGTCCTGCTCACCATCTATGTCGCCGCCAATTTCGGCGACCGCATTCCATCCATCCTCATCAATACCCCCGGCACGCCGGCCTCCATCGCCACGACGTTCGACGGCTATCCCATGGCCAAGAACGGCCAGGCGGGGCTGGCGCTGATCGTGTCGGCGCTGGTTTCAGCGATAGGCATCGTCGCCAGCATGGCGCTTTTCGCCTTCGCCTCGGTGCCGCTGGCGCAATTGGCGCTCAAATTCGGCCCCAGCGAGATGTTCGCCGTGGTCATCCTGGCCATGACCATCATGATCTCGATTTCCTCAAAATCGATCGCCAAGGGTCTGCTGGCCGGCATTATCGGGCTGTTCATCGCCACCGTAGGGCGCGACCCCATCACCGGCGATGCCCGCTTCACCTTCGGAGTGCGCGACCTCAATAGCGGGCTCGATTTCATCGCCGTGATCATCGGCCTGTTCGGCATTGCCGAATTGTTCGACCAGATCCTCACCCACCGCGCCTTCAAGATCAAACCGATCTCGGCGCTGGGCCGCTGGTGGCCGACAAAGAGCGAATATAAGCGCATCGCCAAGCCCACCTTCATTGCCGGCATTGTCGGGCTGGTCGTCGGCATCATTCCCGGTGCCGGCGGCGATATTGCCGGCCTGCTCGGCTGGGATCGCGCCAAGGCCGCCTCCAAAACCAAAGAGAGCTTTGGCAAGGGCAATATCGAGGGGATAGCCGCCTCCGACACCGCCTCCAGCGCCACTCTGGGCGGCTCGCTGACGACGACCATGGCCCTTGGCATTCCGGGAGATTCGGTGATGGCGGTGATGATCGGCTCGATGATCGTCTGGGGCATCCAGCCGGGCCCGAGCCTGTTCGTCAATCAGCCGAGCCTGGTGGTCACCATCACCACCATCATGCTGCTGGCCACGTTCGTCACCCTCGCCATCAATCTGGTGCGCATGCCCATGATGGTGAGGCTGCTCGACATGCCGATCCATTATATCTGGGCAACGGTTCTGGTGTTCTGTCTGGTGGGCACCTATGCCACCACCAACAATATGTTCACCGTGGGCATCATGCTGGCCTTTGGCGTCATCGGCGTCGTGTTCAAGCGCTGCGGCATTCCGGCCAGCCCCATCGTTCTCGGGCTGATCCTGGGCCCCCTGGCCGAATCCAATCTCCGGCGCTCGCTGCTGATCGATGGCCCGGCCGGCCTGGTCAACAAGCCGATTTCCGCTACCCTGCTCACCTTCGCTTTCATCGCCATCATTGTGGCTCTGGCGACGCCGCTTCTCCAGCGGCGCCGCGCCAAAGTCGCTGGCCTCTCCTCCTAA
- a CDS encoding tripartite tricarboxylate transporter TctB family protein, which yields MAELDKLTSASGDTIVSPDAAVAEYDFSAPPARRLEIVTALAALIFAIVALVLSRNIYLRMGAGGLDPKWWPTLLSILAAGLSAIMLGMALFGPAQSRGDLESGHPDGLIRMLQALALTTLYAFLWSAFGYVIPTIVYLFALLWVFGLRSWKGLVAFPLITTAFIYGLFHLLLRVPL from the coding sequence ATGGCCGAGCTCGACAAGCTCACGTCCGCGTCCGGCGACACCATCGTGTCGCCGGACGCAGCGGTGGCGGAATATGATTTTTCCGCCCCGCCCGCGCGCCGGCTCGAAATCGTCACGGCGCTGGCGGCACTGATCTTTGCAATTGTCGCGCTTGTTCTGTCGCGCAATATCTATCTGCGCATGGGCGCCGGCGGCCTCGATCCGAAATGGTGGCCGACGCTGCTGTCCATTCTGGCGGCCGGTCTCTCCGCTATCATGCTGGGCATGGCCCTGTTCGGCCCGGCCCAGAGCCGCGGCGATCTCGAAAGCGGCCATCCCGATGGTTTGATCCGCATGCTCCAGGCGCTGGCGCTGACGACGCTTTACGCTTTTCTTTGGAGCGCGTTCGGCTACGTCATCCCCACCATCGTCTATCTCTTTGCGCTTCTCTGGGTCTTTGGCCTGCGCAGCTGGAAAGGCCTTGTCGCCTTTCCGCTCATCACCACGGCCTTCATTTACGGCCTTTTCCACTTGCTGCTCAGGGTGCCGCTATGA
- a CDS encoding tripartite tricarboxylate transporter substrate binding protein gives MTHYTFFTKTIALAGLLGVAFTASAMAQDAFPSKDITFVVQAAAGGASDRTSRAIASELEKDLGVSVIVENRPGASGTVAFAHVAEQPADGYTIGFGPVEFAIAENIGYDFDRADYTYLGQVMNSPVVLAVAANSPYDTLEEFIEAAKTTELSVSNSGAASAFAATAFVLAQMTGAQITPVPFDGGAPAVAAALGNHVDAVTAGAGETATAFADGSLKVLAIFDEQEHPRFPGVKTAAEQGYDLSFGAWGGVYGPAGIPDDAKAILEESIKKAAASQTFLDAVTPAGILPAYKSGDEWKAFVDAEAARYAEVLK, from the coding sequence ATGACCCATTATACCTTCTTCACCAAGACCATCGCCCTGGCCGGGCTGCTTGGCGTAGCCTTCACGGCGTCCGCCATGGCCCAGGATGCATTTCCGTCCAAGGACATCACATTCGTGGTGCAGGCAGCCGCGGGCGGCGCTTCGGACCGCACCTCGCGCGCCATCGCCTCCGAACTGGAAAAGGATCTGGGCGTCAGCGTTATCGTTGAAAACCGTCCCGGCGCCTCCGGCACCGTCGCTTTCGCCCATGTGGCCGAGCAGCCTGCCGACGGCTACACCATTGGCTTCGGTCCCGTGGAATTCGCCATCGCCGAGAATATCGGCTACGATTTCGACCGCGCCGACTACACCTATCTCGGCCAGGTGATGAACAGCCCGGTCGTGCTCGCCGTAGCCGCGAACAGCCCCTATGACACGCTGGAGGAATTCATCGAAGCGGCCAAGACCACCGAGCTTTCGGTGTCCAATTCGGGCGCTGCCTCGGCTTTCGCCGCCACCGCCTTCGTCCTGGCGCAAATGACCGGCGCCCAGATCACCCCGGTCCCGTTCGATGGCGGCGCGCCCGCCGTGGCGGCGGCTTTGGGTAATCACGTCGATGCGGTGACCGCAGGCGCCGGTGAAACGGCCACTGCCTTTGCCGATGGCTCGCTCAAGGTCCTGGCTATTTTCGACGAGCAGGAACATCCGCGTTTCCCCGGCGTCAAGACGGCTGCCGAGCAGGGCTATGACCTCTCCTTCGGTGCCTGGGGCGGTGTCTATGGCCCCGCGGGCATTCCCGACGACGCCAAGGCCATTCTCGAGGAATCGATCAAGAAGGCCGCTGCCTCGCAGACCTTCCTCGACGCGGTTACCCCGGCCGGCATCCTGCCGGCCTATAAGAGCGGCGACGAATGGAAGGCCTTTGTCGATGCCGAAGCCGCTCGCTACGCCGAAGTCCTGAAGTAA
- a CDS encoding GntR family transcriptional regulator produces MRSAPAIIQREALGSQVAAALREAIAAGEYVHGERLIEVELAERFGVSRGPIRDAFGILQAEGLVEKQQPGVIVIGIDHDSINELYSLRGAIEGLAVRLAVGRYDEARFGTIQRHVETMQRAAQADDPAGFAQADISFHNEICLISGHKRLADVWQRHEAITMTLLRLTISLDQDLSASAAKHLELLNLIKAGDPQAAETELANHLEGSRARMVRVWERALERRRSIQAQN; encoded by the coding sequence GGCTCGCAGGTGGCGGCGGCCCTGCGTGAGGCCATTGCCGCGGGAGAATACGTCCATGGCGAGCGGCTGATCGAGGTCGAGCTGGCCGAGCGTTTCGGCGTCAGTCGCGGTCCTATCCGCGATGCCTTCGGCATCCTCCAGGCCGAGGGCTTGGTGGAAAAGCAGCAGCCAGGCGTCATTGTTATCGGCATCGACCATGACAGCATCAACGAGCTTTATTCCCTGCGCGGCGCCATTGAAGGCCTGGCCGTGCGCCTGGCCGTCGGGCGCTATGACGAAGCGCGTTTCGGCACCATTCAGCGGCATGTGGAAACCATGCAGCGCGCCGCCCAGGCCGACGATCCCGCGGGCTTCGCGCAAGCCGACATATCATTTCACAACGAGATTTGCCTGATTTCGGGGCACAAGCGTCTGGCGGATGTCTGGCAGCGCCACGAGGCCATCACGATGACGCTGTTGCGGCTCACCATTTCGCTGGATCAGGACCTGTCCGCCAGCGCGGCCAAGCATCTGGAATTGCTCAACCTCATCAAGGCGGGCGATCCGCAAGCCGCCGAAACCGAACTCGCCAATCACCTCGAAGGGTCCCGTGCCCGCATGGTGAGAGTCTGGGAGCGCGCCCTGGAGCGAAGACGAAGCATTCAGGCGCAAAACTAG